The sequence TGGGGGTGAATCTTTACTTATTTAAAGGTATGAGGGCAACAGCTCTCACAGGGGATCCTGACCCACCCCCTATCTTCAAAGGGAAAGCAAGTAGGTAGCTTCCGTTTGGAGGGAGCTTGTCGAGGTTCCTGAGACCCTCCAGAACCGGTATACCATACTCCACAAGGAGCTTCGCGTGGCAGGGTTCAACCTTACACCTTCTGTGAGCCTCCTCGAATGCTGGTGCA is a genomic window of Candidatus Bathyarchaeota archaeon containing:
- a CDS encoding cyclase family protein, which encodes AVIRYDGDRRWRVRSSSDSDWELNIFLRDFPGLSVEAAEHLAGRGVRMVGVDTPTIDPAPAFEEAHRRCKVEPCHAKLLVEYGIPVLEGLRNLDKLPPNGSYLLAFPLKIGGGSGSPVRAVALIPLNK